The following coding sequences lie in one Endomicrobiales bacterium genomic window:
- a CDS encoding Flp family type IVb pilin, with amino-acid sequence MRKIWNGRKAQGMVEYILIIALIAIIAIFAVKMFGGKITDMFNKSSEKISDETKNIK; translated from the coding sequence ATGAGAAAAATTTGGAATGGTCGTAAAGCTCAAGGTATGGTTGAATATATTTTAATTATTGCATTAATCGCTATAATCGCGATTTTTGCTGTAAAAATGTTTGGTGGTAAAATTACCGATATGTTTAACAAATCGTCAGAAAAGATTTCTGATGAAACAAAAAATATAAAATAA